In one Mustela lutreola isolate mMusLut2 chromosome 8, mMusLut2.pri, whole genome shotgun sequence genomic region, the following are encoded:
- the DNAL4 gene encoding dynein axonemal light chain 4, which translates to MGETEGKKEEADYKRLQTFPLVRHSDMPEEMRVETMELCVTACEKFSNNNESAAKMIKETMDKKFGSSWHVVIGEGFGLEITHEVKNLLYLYFGGALAVCVWKCS; encoded by the exons ATgggagaaacagaagggaagaaagaggaggctGATTATAAGCGACTGCAGACCTTCCCTCTGGTCAGG CACTCGGACATGCCAGAGGAGATGCGAGTGGAGACCATGGAGCTGTGTGTCACGGCCTGTGAGAAATTCTccaacaacaatgag AGCGCTGCCAAGATGATCAAGGAGACGATGGACAAGAAGTTCGGCTCCTCATGGCACGTGGTCATCGGCGAGGGCTTTGGGCTGGAGATCACACATGAGGTGAAGAACCTGCTGTACCTGTACTTCGGGGGGGCCCTGGCCGTGTGTGTCTGGAAGTGCTCCTGA